One stretch of Castor canadensis chromosome 14, mCasCan1.hap1v2, whole genome shotgun sequence DNA includes these proteins:
- the Mfap3l gene encoding microfibrillar-associated protein 3-like isoform X2, whose amino-acid sequence MIDGGLLNITKVSFSDRGKYTCVASNMYGSVNNTVTLRVIFTSGDMGVYYMVVCLVAFTIVMVLNIARLCMMNSHLKKTEKAINEFFRTEGAEKLQKAFEIAKRIPIITSAKTLELAKVTQFKTMEFARYIEELARSVPLPPLIMNCRTIMEEIMEVVGMEEQGQNFVRHTPEGQEATDRDEVYTIPNSLTRSDSPTADSDGSSLHEQPQQIAIKVSVHPQSQKDHGDDQDGVQFEVKDEEETEPSGEHSPETGEPSTDVTSTELTSEEPTPVEASDRGLPPAHLETTEPAVTHDKNTCIIYESHV is encoded by the coding sequence ATGATTGATGGTGGCCTCCTGAACATCACCAAGGTATCTTTCTCAGACCGAGGTAAATACACATGTGTGGCTTCTAACATGTACGGCAGTGTGAACAACACAGTGACCCTAAGAGTCATCTTCACCTCTGGAGACATGGGCGTTTACTACATGGTTGTCTGCCTCGTGGCCTTCACCATTGTCATGGTTCTCAACATCGCCCGGCTGTGCATGATGAACAGCCACCTGAAGAAGACCGAAAAAGCCATCAACGAGTTCTTTAGGACAGAAGGCGCAGAGAAGCTGCAAAAGGCATTCGAGATTGCCAAGCGGATCCCCATCATCACCTCAGCCAAAACTCTAGAGCTTGCCAAAGTGACCCAGTTCAAAACCATGGAATTTGCCCGTTACATCGAAGAGCTCGCCAGGAGCGTCCCTCTGCCTCCTCTCATCATGAATTGCAGGACTATTATGGAGGAGATCATGGAAGTGGTTGGGATGGAGGAGCAGGGGCAGAATTTTGTGAGGCATACCCCAGAAGGCCAGGAGGCCACAGACAGGGATGAGGTGTACACCATCCCCAACTCTCTGACGCGAAGTGACTCTCCCACTGCCGACTCGGATGGCTCCTCGCTGCATGAACAGCCTCAGCAGATTGCCATCAAGGTGTCTGTTCACCCCCAGTCCCAAAAAGATCATGGGGATGACCAAGATGGTGTACAATTTGAGGTCAAAGATGAAGAGGAGACAGAACCATCGGGTGAACATTCACCGGAGACCGGAGAGCCTTCGACAGATGTGACATCTACCGAGCTAACATCTGAAGAGCCGACACCTGTGGAGGCATCAGATCGAGGACTGCCACCAGCTCACCTGGAAACGACAGAGCCAGCAGTGACACATGACAAAAACACCTGCATTATCTATGAAAGCCATGTCTAA